The Colwellia sp. M166 genome segment CACGGAGTTGTGACCGCACGCGGGACAGAAGTATGCGCTACCTACAACAGAAAATCTGGATTCGCAGTTTTCACATTGAATTTCCAGCTGCATAAGATCCGCAGCCTTTGCTGGAATTGTATGTGTTCTTTTAGAGCCGCCTGTTACTTTCATTGACATTGAGATAAAGCTGTTTTTCGATTGACGCCCATTGAACTTTTGAGCACCAGAAAGGAGGGAGTTATGAATTTTCCCTTGAATTACGGCAAACGCCTCAGCTTTAGCATGTTCGACTTGCTCAATAGTAAACCACTGATCGGAGGGATCTTCATGACGACAAAACGGGCACCATACAGCTTCGTCTTTGAAGATATTAGCCCAATCTTCTTCATTGACTTTAAAAATGAACTCGCAGTCTTCATTGGGGCATTGCTTGTCGATATATCCCTTTTCATCCGATTCGATTACTACAGATACCGACTGGCCATTCATCCGTTCCATTTCTTTTATCAAGTCTTCAAACATGGGAAATCCCTTATAGATGCATAACATTTTAGTATTTATGCGACACGCATATTTCTGCCAACTTAACGCTCATTTTTCTACATTATATAGTTTTAACAAACAACCTAAGGAATTACTATCTCTAAGTTTTCTAAAACATTTGAGCAAAGATAAATAGAACAATATGTGCGCGTCGCTTATTTTCATGGATATACGCGCAAAGAGCAGTTTGACCAATCAGTTAACTACGATATTTAGCAAACCTCAACGTCTGCTCATCGCTCTTTAACGACGTTAGTCTAGTTACAATTTTCTTTGGCTATATGCATGGATACTTAATCTAAATATTTACCTTAGCGGTATCTCCTGTAAACTATTCTCATATCTAAAATGTTAACGATCTACCTAATGGAAAAATTCGAAAATCTTTATCGCCGAGCTGCTGAGCGAAAAGGCGGAGAAATGGCTTTATCTCATTTATTATCTAAACCTCTTACTTATGACGAGCTATTATTGGTAAGTAATAGTGAGGTGCTTGCTGAGTTCACACGAAAAATTTTTCAATCGGGTTTTGTGTGGGCGGTTGTTAATAAAAAATGGGATGGTTTTGAAGAGGTTTTTTGGAATTTTGACATTGATAAGCTAATAATGATGCCGGACGATATGCTTGAGCGTAAAGCTGCAGATCCAAAAATAATCCGTAATCATACCAAGGTTAAAACCGTTCGGGATAATGCTATATGGCTAAAAGAACTGAGTGACGAATATGGTTCTGTTAGTAAGTGGTTGGCAGACTGGCCTGCTGATGATATTACCGGTCTTTGGTTGCATCTTAAAAAGCACGGCGCTCGCTTAGGCGGGAATACAGGTCCTTACGCACTTCGCCAATTAGGTGTTGATACTTTTATTCTCAGCAGGGACGTTGAAACTTATTTTAGGTCTCATAATCTGATTGACGGAGGGTTAACCTCAAAACGTAATTTGAAAATAATTCAAGATACGTTCAATCAATGGAAAA includes the following:
- a CDS encoding DNA-3-methyladenine glycosylase I, encoding MEKFENLYRRAAERKGGEMALSHLLSKPLTYDELLLVSNSEVLAEFTRKIFQSGFVWAVVNKKWDGFEEVFWNFDIDKLIMMPDDMLERKAADPKIIRNHTKVKTVRDNAIWLKELSDEYGSVSKWLADWPADDITGLWLHLKKHGARLGGNTGPYALRQLGVDTFILSRDVETYFRSHNLIDGGLTSKRNLKIIQDTFNQWKKESGFSLQELSQIVAYSVGDNHVGFIS